From Strigops habroptila isolate Jane chromosome 1, bStrHab1.2.pri, whole genome shotgun sequence, a single genomic window includes:
- the LOC115618669 gene encoding PHD finger protein 7-like, which translates to MPLAPQRCSFPVAFALSPPACVLCRRAHADPNICGPKLRNGGICAHRFCLCFANGKQQQETADEFHLKDISCVIKRAAYKDCFICGESGATITCWQKGCKRRFHLPCAVEGRCITQFFEHYRSFCWEHRPQQAVVVAPENTACLICLELVEGRTSYRTLVCPACKHAWFHRACVQNYALHAGFVCFSCPHCQNQYQFLTEMRTMGIRIPRRGPSWTEDGGYAQLRKRHSRCDARQCLCPGGREEAEQEGPWQLLLCCSCAAEGTHKRCSSLKHSTTSWECDTCAGAGTSSGASSALAKRGPPARQCRGCLTSPQHLGPAAPALAARHHWDQATLPPCKRAAAAPAPQDLTDGKTKPD; encoded by the exons ATGCCCCTGGCCCCGCAGAGGTGCTCATTCCCGGTGGCATTTGCTCTCTCCCCTCCAGCATGCGTGCTGTGTCGCCGGGCACACGCAGACCCAAACATCTGCGGGCCCAAACTGAGGAACGGAGGGATCTGTGCCCATCGCTTTTGCCTA TGTTTCGCCAATGGGAAACAACAGCAAGAGACTGCAGATGAGTTTCATCTTAAGGATATTAGCTGCGTGATCAAGCGGGCGGCGTACAAG GACTGCTTCATCTGTGGCGAGAGCGGGGCCACCATCACCTGCTGGCAGAAGGGCTGCAAACGCAGATTCCATCTCCCCTGTGCTGTGGAGGGTAGATGCATCACCCAGTTCTTTGAGCACTACAG GTCCTTCTGCTGGGAGCACCGCCCACAGCAGGCAGTGGTGGTGGCTCCAGAGAACACTGCCTGCCTCATCTGCCTGGAGCTTGTGGAGGGCAGAACAAGCTACAGGACCCTGGTGTGCCCAGCATGCAAACACGCCTGGTTCCACAGGGCCTGTGTCCAGAATTATGCCCTCCATGCGGGTTTCGTCTGCTTCTCGTGCCCGCACTGTCAAAATCAATATCAATTCCTGACAGAAATGCGCACCATGGGGATCCGAATCCCCAGGAG AGGACCATCATGGACAGAAGACGGTGGCTACGCACAATTACGCAAGAGGCACAGCCGCTGTGATGCCAGGCAGTGCCTTTGTCcaggaggcagggaggaggcagagcaagAGGG gcCCTGGcaattgctgctgtgctgctcctgcgCTGCTGAGGGCACCCACAAACGCTGCTCCTCCCTGAAGCACAGCACAACTAGCTGGGAGTGTGACACCTGTGCTGGCGCAGGCACCT CCTCTGGTGCCAGCTCGGCGCTTGCAAAGAGGGGCCCCCCAGCCAGGCAGTGCCGGGGCTGTCTCACTTCTCCCCAGCACCTGggaccagcagccccagcactggcagCCAGGCACCACTGGGACCAAGCCACGCTTCCCCCGTGCAAGAGGGCAGCAGCCGCTCCAGCCCCCCAGGACCTGACCGACGGCAAAACCAAACCCGATTGA